A window of Primulina tabacum isolate GXHZ01 chromosome 4, ASM2559414v2, whole genome shotgun sequence contains these coding sequences:
- the LOC142542240 gene encoding B-box zinc finger protein 25-like: MKIRCDVCEKAEASVICCADEAALCAKCDVEVHAANKLASKHQRLLLQSLSNKLPPCDICQEKAAFIFCVEDRALFCKDCDEPIHANALAANHQRFLATGIRVALSSSNCDKENLKNPIEPNPPKSNPRQNVAKMMAHHVPGITSPPSWAVDDFLQFSDYDSSDKKEQLEFNELDWLTEMNMFGERIHQEAMAAAEVPQLRMSQPSYATSHRSGKWHMPNKKPRIEIPEDDEEFFTVPDLG, encoded by the exons ATGAAGATTCGGTGCGATGTGTGTGAGAAGGCAGAAGCAAGCGTGATATGCTGCGCAGATGAGGCGGCACTGTGTGCGAAATGTGATGTTGAAGTTCATGCGGCGAACAAGCTTGCCAGCAAACACCAGAGGCTGCTTCTCCAATCCCTCTCCAACAAGCTCCCTCCCTGTGACATTTGCCAA gAGAAGGCAGCTTTCATTTTCTGTGTGGAGGACAGAGCACTCTTCTGTAAGGACTGTGATGAACCTATTCACGCAAACGCCCTTGCTGCGAACCACCAGAGGTTTTTAGCCACGGGAATACGTGTGGCGTTGAGCAGCTCCAACTGTGacaaagaaaatttgaaaaatccaaTTGAGCCTAATCCCCCAAAGTCGAATCCACGGCAGAATGTTGCAAAAATGATGGCACATCATGTTCCGGGCATAACATCACCGCCATCTTGGGCTGTTGATGATTTTCTACAATTTTCTGATTACGATTCATCGGATAAG AAGGAGCAACTCGAGTTTAATGAGCTCGACTGGTTGACAGAGATGAATATGTTCGGTGAACGAATACATCAAGAGGCAATGGCTGCAGCTGAAGTCCCTCAGCTGCGCATGTCGCAGCCAAGTTACGCAACTTCTCATCGATCAGGCAAATGGCACATGCCTAACAAGAAGCCTAGAATCGAAATCCCCGAAGATGATGAAGAGTTCTTCACAGTTCCTGATCTGGGTTGA
- the LOC142542239 gene encoding protein STRICTOSIDINE SYNTHASE-LIKE 13-like gives MEKRTFQIKDGILFQHPYLVLFVLVLSFMVMDPFGLSPVGGKDFRPVKNDIALYHQVMEIWPGDNRSRLGLGRLEFKDDVFGPESLEFDSRGRGPYAGLADGRVVRWMGEDVGWETFALVTPTWSEKLCAKGVDSTTAKQWKLESDCGRPLGLRFDMETGNLYIADAYYGLLVVGPEGGLATPLATQVDDGTPILFANDLDIHSNGSIFFTDTSKKYNRVNHFFILLEGEASGRLLRYDPPTKTTHVVLEGLAFPNGVQLSKDQSFLLYTETTNCRIMKYFLKGPKMGTTQLVANLPGFPDNVRINDKGEYWVAIDCCRTRVQETLVHNPWLRSVYFRLPIPMRYLARMAGMRMYTAISKLSDEGDILDVLEDKEGVVMKLVSEVKEVNGKLWIGTVAHNHITTLPYPLQI, from the exons ATGGAGAAAAGAACATTTCAAATAAAAGATGGGATTCTATTTCAGCATCCATATCTAGTACTATTTGTTTTAGTCTTAAGCTTTATGGTTATGGACCCGTTCGGGTTGAGTCCGGTCGGGGGAAAAGACTTTAGGCCGGTAAAGAACGACATCGCACTTTACCATCAAGTCATGGAGATTTGGCCGGGGGATAACCGGAGCCGGCTTGGACTAGGGAGATTGGAGTTTAAGGATGACGTTTTCGGGCCCGAATCGTTGGAATTTGATTCTCGGGGTCGTGGTCCATATGCTGGACTAGCTGATGGGCGTGTGGTTAGGTGGATGGGGGAAGATGTTGGGTGGGAAACATTTGCACTAGTTACACCTACTTG GTCTGAGAAACTATGTGCAAAAGGTGTCGATTCAACAACAGCGAAGCAATGGAAGCTCGAGTCAGATTGTGGGCGTCCCCTCGGCCTGAGGTTCGACATGGAAACCGGAAACCTGTATATTGCAGATGCTTACTATGGCCTACTTGTTGTAGGTCCCGAAGGAGGCCTGGCCACTCCTTTGGCGACGCAAGTCGATGATGGCACGCCTATTCTTTTTGCTAACGACCTTGATATTCATAGCAATGGATCCATCTTCTTCACAGATACTAGCAAGAAGTACAATAGGGT GAACCATTTCTTCATCTTGTTGGAAGGGGAAGCAAGTGGGAGACTTCTCAGATATGACCctccaacaaaaacaacacaTGTTGTGTTGGAAGGATTAGCATTTCCTAATGGAGTCCAGCTCTcaaaagaccaatcttttctactATACACGGAAACTACAAATTGCAG GATCATGAAGTACTTCTTAAAGGGTCCGAAAATGGGCACAACACAACTTGTTGCAAATCTACCAGGATTCCCTGATAACGTGAGAATAAACGATAAAGGTGAATATTGGGTGGCGATAGACTGTTGCAGGACTCGTGTACAAGAGACTCTAGTCCACAACCCATGGCTGAGAAGCGTGTACTTCCGGTTACCTATCCCGATGAGATACTTGGCTAGAATGGCGGGAATGAGAATGTACACTGCGATATCAAAGTTGAGTGATGAAGGGGACATTTTGGATGTTCTTGAAGACAAGGAAGGTGTGGTGATGAAGTTGGTGAGCGAAGTGAAAGAGGTAAATGGGAAGCTTTGGATAGGAACTGTGGCGCACAACCATATTACAACTCTTCCTTATCCTCTACAAATTTAG
- the LOC142542237 gene encoding putative transcription factor PosF21, which yields MGKDKSHHNSESLLPPSGRYSAFSPSASLYNVKSEVPGSSKLPPFGPDGHFGHGSLPDSSRFSHDISRMLDNPPKKLGHRRAHSEILTLPDDISFDSDLGVVGGFDGPSCSDDTEEDLLSIYLGMDNFNSPSVTSEYQVGEASASIVTESHVRLALASLGSMSADIMDTGLNDKPRIRHQHSQSMDGSATIKSEMLMSGLEDLTSAESKKALSAAKLAELALIDPKRAKRIWANRQSAARSKERKMRYIGELERKVQSLQTEATSLSAQLTLLQRDTNGLTAENGELKLRLQTSEQQVHLQDALNDALKEEIQHLKMLTGQTILNGGAKMNIPASYGANQQYYPNNHAAKALLTAQQLQQLQIQQGQKQPHLTQQVQPSMQQEKQQLRSSVYKFLAPNELSKD from the exons atgggTAAGGATAAGTCTCACCACAATAGTGAAAGCTTACTACCACCTTCGGGGAGGTACTCTGCTTTTTCACCATCTGCTAGTCTTTATAATGTGAAGTCAGAGGTACCAGGATCTTCAAAGTTACCTCCTTTTGGACCAGATGGTCATTTTGGTCACGGGTCACTACCTGATTCTAGCCGTTTTAGTCATGATATAAGCCGGATGCTTGACAACCCACCTAAGAAATTGGGGCACCGACGGGCTCACTCAGAGATTCTCACCCTCCCAGATGATATAAGCTTTGATAGCGATCTTGGGGTCGTGGGTGGATTTGATGGACCATCTTGTTCTGATGATACGGAGGAGGACCTGCTTTCCATATATCTCGGTATGGATAATTTCAATTCACCTTCGGTGACTTCTGAATACCAAGTTGGTGAAGCTTCTGCATCTATAGTAACCGAGTCACATGTTCGTCTTGCTCTGGCATCATTAGGCAGCATGTCAGCCGATATCATGGATactggtttaaatgataagccAAGAATTAGGCATCAGCATAGCCAGTCCATGGATGGATCGGctactatcaaatctgagatgCTAATGTCCGGTTTGGAAGATCTAACTTCAGCTGAATCCAAGAAAGCACTGTCTGCTGCTAAGCTTGCTGAACTTGCTCTTATCGATCCAAAGCGTGCTAAGAG GATTTGGGCAAATAGGCAGTCTGCAGCAAGGTCAAAGGAACGGAAAATGAGGTATATAGGCGAGCTTGAAAGGAAAGTCCAGTCCTTGCAAACAGAAGCAACTTCCTTGTCTGCACAGTTGACCTTGTTGCAG AGAGATACAAATGGTCTTACCGCTGAGAACGGTGAACTCAAACTTCGGTTGCAAACATCAGAACAACAAGTACACTTGCAAGATG CTTTGAATGATGCACTGAAGGAAGAGATCCAGCATCTGAAAATGCTGACAGGTCAAACAATTTTGAACGGTGGAGCTAAAATGAATATTCCCGCGTCCTATGGCGCAAACCAGCAATATTACCCCAACAATCATGCGGCAAAAGCGTTGTTAACAGCTCAACAATTGCAGCAGCTCCAGATACAACAGGGTCAGAAACAGCCACACCTGACTCAGCAGGTGCAACCCTCGATGCAGCAGGAAAAGCAGCAGCTGAGAAGTTCTGTGTATAAGTTCCTTGCTCCCAATGAGTTGTCAAAGGATTAG
- the LOC142542238 gene encoding electron transfer flavoprotein-ubiquinone oxidoreductase, mitochondrial, translating into MLKLVSSSSKSKSSSVKSYSFPIRFPPLHNLLEHSDPHSVRAQPKVLYSCRHSINSAKTEFLDHNRNGFFSSAFPKIPSKIKEICWAGIGFWRPPSLVGTIRSFSGESVCRDSLNYDVVIVGAGPAGLSAAIRLKQLCKEKDVDLSVCVVEKGAEVGAHILSGNVFEPRALNELLPKWKQEEAPIHVPVSSDKFWLLSKTRAFSLPSPFNNQGNYVISLSQLVRWLGLKAEELGVEIYPGFAASEILYGTNDKVIGIATNDMGVAKNGSKKDNFQPGVELKGRMTLLAEGCRGSLSEKIIKKYNLREKGQGQHQTYALGLKEVWEISADKHDAGAVLHTIGWPLDHKTYGGSFLYHMKDRQVAIGLVVALNYHNPFLSPYEEFQKFKQHPAIRPFLEGGTILEYGARTLNEGGYQSLPYPVFPGGAIIGCSAGFLNVPKIKGSHTAMKSGMLAAESVFGTLHEDSPLEAFWSSLRNSWVWKELHTARNYRPAFEYGLFPGLALSAIEHYVMKGKSPWTLKHGKPDHEATEEARLWAPIDYPKPDGAVSFDITTSLYRSNTNHDHDQPAHLRLRDAKVPELVNLPAYAGPESRYCPARVYEYIADESGRLKLQINAQNCLHCKACDIKDPKQNIEWTVPEGGGGPGYTVM; encoded by the exons ATGTTGAAGCTCGTCTCCTCCTCTTCCAAATCGAAATCATCTTCTGTAAAATCTTACTCCTTTCCGATTCGTTTTCCACCTCTGCACAATCTTTTAGAACATAGCGATCCCCACTCTGTGCGCGCGCAACCGAAGGTTCTTTATTCATGTCGGCATTCTATAAATTCGGCAAAGACCGAATTTTTAGATCATAATAGAAATGGGTTTTTCTCATCTGCCTTCCCCAAAATACcgtcaaaaattaaagaaatttgttgGGCCGGTATTGGTTTTTGGAGGCCTCCGAGTTTGGTTGGTACAATAAGGAGTTTCAGTGGTGAATCGGTGTGCAGAGATTCTTTAAATTATGATGTGGTGATTGTTGGCGCAGGACCTGCTGGATTATCTGCAGCTATAAGATTGAAGCAGCTATGCAAAGAAAAGGATGTTGATTTATCTGTCTGCGTTGTGGAGAAGGGAGCGGAAGTTG GTGCTCATATACTATCAGGGAACGTTTTTGAGCCTCGAGCATTGAATGAACTACTTCCAAAGTGGAAACAGGAAGAG GCACCTATTCATGTCCCCGTGTCTTCTGATAAGTTTTGGTTGCTTTCCAAGACTCGTGCTTTTTCCTTACCGTCTCCTTTTAATAACCAAGGAAATTATGTTATAAG TTTGAGTCAGTTAGTACGGTGGTTGGGACTGAAGGCTGAAGAATTAGGAGTTGAGATATACCCAGGCTTTGCTGCTAGTGAG ATATTATACGGCACAAATGACAAGGTAATTGGCATCGCAACAAATGATATGGGAGTGGCTAAAAATGGCTCTAAGAAAGATAATTTTCAGCCTGGCGTTGAACTGAAGG GGCGCATGACACTGCTTGCAGAAGGTTGCCGAGGATCTCTATCTGAg aaaataattaaaaagtaCAATTTGCGCGAGAAAGGGCAAGGGCAACATCAAACTTATGCTTTAGGACTCAAAGAG GTTTGGGAAATTAGTGCAGACAAGCATGATGCTGGCGCTGTGCTTCACACCATAGGCTGGCCACTGGACCACAAGACTTATGGGGGCTCGTTCTTGTATCATATGAAGGATAGGCAG GTGGCTATCGGTTTGGTGGTTGCCTTGAACTATCACAATCCTTTCTTAAGTCCATATGAAGAGTTCCAG AAATTTAAGCAGCACCCAGCCATCAGACCTTTTCTTGAGGGAGGTACAATCCTTGAGTACGGTGCTCGCACTTTAAACGAAGGCGGCTATCAG TCCCTTCCATATCCAGTTTTTCCCGGTGGAGCAATCATCGGATGTTCTGCCGGTTTTCTAAATGTTCCAAAAATTAAAGGGTCTCACACTGCAATGAAATCAG GAATGCTTGCTGCTGAATCTGTTTTCGGCACACTCCATGAAGATTCACCTTTAGAGGCCTTCTGGAGCAGTTTAAGAAATTCATGGGTATGGAAGGAACTTCATACTGCAAGAAACTATCGTCCA GCATTTGAATATGGGCTCTTTCCTGGTTTGGCTCTAAGTGCCATAGAACA CTACGTAATGAAAGGAAAATCTCCATGGACTCTGAAACATGGAAAACCTGACCACGAGGCAACTGAG GAAGCACGGTTGTGGGCACCAATCGATTACCCAAAACCTGATGGTGCTGTATCATTTGACATAACAACCTCTTTGTACCG GAGCAATACAAATCATGATCATGACCAACCTGCTCACCTGCGTCTGCGTGATGCAAAAGTTCCCGAACTTGTAAATTTACCAGCCTATGCTGGACCTGAATCCAGATACTGCCCTGCACGCGTTTACGa GTACATTGCAGATGAGAGTGGTCGGTTAAAGCTGCAGATCAATGCACAGAATTGTTTGCATTGCAAG GCTTGTGATATTAAAGATCCCAAGCAAAATATCGAGTGGACGGTGCCAGAAGGCGGAGGAGGACCAGGCTACACAGTCATGTGA